The following are from one region of the Desertifilum tharense IPPAS B-1220 genome:
- a CDS encoding NAD(P)/FAD-dependent oxidoreductase, whose protein sequence is MAHIVIIGAGLGGLPTAYELRHLLPPHHQITLISDSPTFTFIPSLPWVALGFKPLESIQLSLEACLRPLGIQWICGKVTAIEPQVQRVSVGEQTLNYDYLAIATGVELALDALPGLGPDSGYSQSVCNPPHALAARRAWQQFLQKPGPLVVGAVPGASCLGPAYEFALLADYQLRKLGLRDAVPITFVTPEPYVGHLGIGEMANSAELVSQAMVKRGIEAIANTAITALERDSRSVRAASPPENPCGNRIHLSNGRSLPFSYTMLLPPFRGPQFLKAIPKLTDSNGFIPVLPTHQHPHYDSIYAVGTIVQLSPADRTPLPLGVPKTGQMTEAMAMAVAHNIAIALNELDAQPVTPTLTATCFADFGNTGILFVADPVLPDPLTGKRRQAKAFQGPWVSWSKTAFEQYFLAKMRWGSAVPWFERLGLQLFGLSLVEPLPPALLEIQNL, encoded by the coding sequence GTGGCTCATATTGTCATTATTGGTGCTGGCTTAGGCGGTTTACCCACCGCATACGAACTCCGGCATCTGCTGCCACCCCATCATCAAATTACCCTAATTTCCGATTCGCCCACCTTTACTTTTATCCCCTCCCTGCCTTGGGTTGCCTTGGGATTCAAACCCTTAGAATCGATTCAACTTTCCCTAGAAGCTTGCCTGCGTCCTTTGGGTATTCAATGGATTTGTGGTAAAGTGACCGCGATTGAACCCCAAGTTCAGCGCGTCAGCGTCGGCGAACAAACCCTCAACTATGACTACTTGGCGATCGCAACAGGCGTAGAATTAGCCTTAGACGCCCTTCCCGGACTCGGCCCCGATAGCGGCTATTCTCAATCCGTTTGTAACCCTCCCCATGCCTTAGCCGCCAGACGCGCTTGGCAGCAATTTTTACAAAAACCCGGCCCCCTAGTTGTGGGTGCCGTTCCGGGGGCAAGTTGTTTAGGGCCTGCTTACGAATTTGCCCTGCTTGCAGATTACCAACTGCGAAAACTCGGCTTGCGCGACGCTGTTCCCATCACCTTCGTTACCCCAGAACCCTATGTAGGTCATTTAGGCATTGGGGAGATGGCAAACTCGGCAGAATTGGTTAGCCAAGCAATGGTAAAACGAGGGATAGAGGCGATCGCCAATACTGCCATTACCGCCCTCGAACGCGATTCGCGAAGCGTTCGCGCAGCGTCTCCACCGGAGAATCCCTGCGGGAATCGCATTCACCTCTCGAACGGGCGCAGCTTACCCTTCAGCTATACCATGCTGCTGCCCCCCTTTCGCGGGCCCCAATTTCTCAAAGCCATCCCCAAACTAACCGACAGTAACGGCTTCATCCCCGTTTTGCCAACCCATCAGCATCCGCACTACGACTCTATTTATGCCGTGGGTACCATCGTGCAATTGTCCCCCGCCGATCGAACGCCCCTCCCCCTCGGCGTCCCCAAAACCGGCCAAATGACCGAAGCAATGGCAATGGCTGTTGCCCATAATATCGCGATCGCCCTTAACGAACTCGATGCCCAACCCGTCACCCCCACCTTAACCGCCACCTGCTTTGCTGACTTTGGCAACACGGGCATTCTCTTTGTAGCCGATCCGGTTCTCCCCGATCCGCTAACGGGCAAACGCCGCCAAGCTAAAGCCTTTCAAGGGCCTTGGGTCAGTTGGTCAAAAACCGCCTTTGAACAATATTTTCTCGCAAAAATGCGTTGGGGTAGCGCCGTTCCTTGGTTTGAACGCCTGGGGTTGCAATTGTTTGGTCTTTCCTTAGTTGAACCGTTACCGCCTGCATTGCTAGAAATTCAAAATCTCTAG
- a CDS encoding sulfite exporter TauE/SafE family protein: MIWLIGHVLAVCIGVSLGLIGGGGSILAAPVLIYVMGIAPKSAFAMTLAIVGAVSAIGIIPHWRQGNINLKIAMLFAPPAMVGAYAGARIAGLPLVTPTVQLLAFAAIMLIASFSMITKGKGSTSLEAHSYSEEGLEVSGVKNSQIAIREAFAQRLHRRIPTGIAPAKHGSWAIILEGFGVGLLTGFVGIGGGFLVIPTLVILGGIPMKEAIGTSLIILVLKSITGLAGYLGHVPLEWGLVGSFIVAASAGILLGAYLMRFVCPKQLEKGFGYFVLAVAIFILIER, encoded by the coding sequence ATGATTTGGCTAATTGGTCACGTCCTTGCAGTTTGCATTGGCGTTAGTTTGGGCTTGATTGGGGGCGGCGGGTCAATTTTGGCCGCACCCGTTCTGATTTATGTTATGGGTATTGCGCCGAAGTCTGCTTTTGCTATGACTCTAGCAATTGTGGGTGCAGTGAGCGCGATTGGGATTATTCCCCACTGGCGACAAGGAAATATCAACCTTAAAATTGCCATGCTGTTTGCACCGCCTGCGATGGTGGGGGCTTATGCGGGGGCGAGAATTGCAGGATTGCCCCTTGTCACTCCTACCGTTCAATTGCTGGCGTTTGCTGCGATTATGCTGATTGCCTCTTTTTCGATGATTACGAAAGGCAAAGGTTCGACTTCTTTGGAAGCGCACAGTTACTCAGAGGAAGGGTTGGAAGTATCTGGGGTGAAAAATTCCCAAATCGCGATTCGCGAAGCGTTCGCGCAGCGTCTCCACCGGAGAATCCCTACGGGAATCGCACCTGCTAAACACGGCAGTTGGGCAATTATCCTAGAAGGGTTTGGTGTGGGTCTGCTGACGGGTTTTGTGGGAATTGGCGGCGGTTTTTTGGTGATTCCCACGTTGGTAATACTCGGCGGTATCCCCATGAAGGAAGCGATTGGAACTTCTTTAATTATTTTGGTGCTTAAATCGATTACGGGATTAGCCGGATATTTGGGTCACGTTCCTTTAGAGTGGGGATTGGTTGGATCGTTTATTGTGGCAGCTAGCGCCGGAATTTTGCTAGGGGCGTATTTAATGCGATTTGTTTGTCCTAAGCAACTCGAAAAGGGATTTGGCTATTTTGTGCTAGCGGTGGCTATTTTTATTCTGATCGAACGTTAG
- a CDS encoding DPP IV N-terminal domain-containing protein: MFQPRPFRFSFVSSFLVVGLLVSVSLESSLAIPRLSNSPNSLVFTALQGRGSGVRNSLFLITADGSHRRNLTPALTEVTAPIVWSPDGRRLAFVNGSSDLYVMQANGSQLTSIFKGSFCKVETYQIVWSSNQRLVFGRSCEGSTLEEPGSVELYTSTLTSVQGTRKIDRLPNHALSLAISPNGQKVAFIQEGHIYSMNVDGSQLINLTQNRDSNGRDSSRNRVENLYNSGGSSLVWSPDSRRIAFWMGQYPRQQLYTINAEGSQLRQLTQDPTQELYNVAITWSPDSQKIAYTRIQPGMTSDRQQAIYSVDIHSGVSTQLTRRLDSYDLVKWSPNGRQLAFVRGEFNRQSIHTLNLANLQERNLAPRLSLIGVTEIVWSVDSQQLAFNFSESEYSPLYAIAADGTGLRRLSQRFESVYFPTWKP, from the coding sequence ATGTTTCAGCCTCGCCCTTTTCGCTTCAGCTTTGTTTCTTCATTTCTCGTTGTTGGACTGCTGGTTAGCGTCTCGCTTGAGTCGAGTCTTGCCATTCCTCGGTTGAGTAATTCCCCCAATAGTCTTGTGTTTACAGCCCTTCAAGGGCGCGGAAGTGGGGTGAGGAATTCCCTATTTCTCATAACGGCTGATGGTTCCCATCGGCGCAATTTAACCCCTGCATTAACAGAAGTAACTGCACCCATTGTCTGGTCGCCCGATGGGAGGCGGCTGGCGTTTGTAAATGGCAGTTCTGACCTGTATGTTATGCAGGCGAATGGTTCTCAACTCACGTCTATCTTTAAAGGCAGTTTTTGCAAGGTCGAAACCTATCAAATCGTTTGGTCATCCAATCAACGTCTAGTGTTTGGACGCAGTTGCGAGGGTTCCACGCTTGAAGAACCTGGCAGCGTTGAACTTTATACGAGTACCTTAACAAGCGTTCAAGGAACCCGAAAAATTGACCGCTTGCCCAATCATGCCCTATCCCTCGCGATTTCTCCTAACGGTCAAAAGGTAGCCTTTATCCAAGAGGGTCATATTTATAGCATGAATGTGGATGGTTCGCAGTTGATCAACCTGACCCAAAATCGAGATTCAAACGGGCGCGATTCCTCTAGAAATCGCGTTGAAAACCTCTATAATTCTGGAGGAAGTTCGCTAGTTTGGTCGCCCGACAGTCGCCGCATCGCCTTTTGGATGGGTCAGTATCCCCGCCAGCAACTTTATACAATTAATGCGGAAGGAAGTCAACTCAGGCAATTAACCCAAGATCCCACTCAGGAACTCTATAACGTTGCAATTACCTGGTCGCCCGATAGTCAAAAAATTGCCTATACTCGCATTCAACCGGGAATGACTTCAGATAGACAGCAAGCGATTTATTCTGTTGATATCCATTCTGGCGTTTCTACCCAATTAACCCGCAGACTAGACTCCTATGATTTAGTCAAGTGGTCGCCGAATGGTAGGCAATTAGCCTTTGTTCGGGGAGAGTTCAATCGTCAATCGATTCATACTCTAAATCTGGCTAACTTACAAGAACGGAACCTTGCGCCTAGATTATCTCTAATCGGCGTAACGGAGATTGTTTGGTCTGTGGATAGCCAACAATTAGCGTTTAACTTCTCCGAATCTGAGTATAGCCCGCTTTATGCGATCGCGGCTGATGGTACGGGCTTAAGAAGGCTATCTCAAAGATTTGAAAGCGTCTATTTCCCAACTTGGAAACCCTAA
- a CDS encoding MBL fold metallo-hydrolase, whose amino-acid sequence MLFRQLFDYDTWTYTYLIADPATREAVLVDPVMEQVERDLQLLKELGLQLRYCLETHIHADHITGTGRLREVTGCQGVVPAIARAACADRFIQDGERLQVGEIEIQAIATPGHTDSHMAYWVNRTHLLTGDSLLIRGCGRTDFQSGDAGLMYEVITQRLFTLPDETLVYPGHDYRGRSVSTIGEEKQWNPRFAGVDRDRFLEMMANLNLPNPKKIMEAVPANERCGGAVAIVAIN is encoded by the coding sequence ATGTTATTTCGCCAGCTTTTTGACTACGATACTTGGACGTATACCTACTTAATTGCCGATCCGGCGACTCGCGAGGCGGTGTTGGTCGATCCGGTGATGGAGCAAGTTGAACGCGATTTGCAACTGCTCAAAGAACTCGGATTACAGCTACGCTACTGTCTGGAAACGCATATTCACGCCGATCACATTACGGGAACGGGTCGGTTGCGAGAAGTAACGGGTTGCCAAGGGGTGGTTCCGGCGATCGCGCGGGCCGCTTGTGCCGATCGCTTCATCCAAGATGGAGAACGCTTGCAGGTTGGGGAAATTGAGATTCAGGCGATCGCAACTCCCGGTCATACCGACAGCCACATGGCCTATTGGGTCAACCGCACCCACCTCCTAACCGGAGATTCCCTGTTGATTCGCGGTTGCGGGCGCACCGACTTTCAAAGCGGCGATGCTGGCTTAATGTACGAAGTCATCACCCAACGGTTGTTTACCCTTCCCGATGAAACCCTCGTGTATCCCGGTCACGACTATCGCGGCCGCAGCGTTTCCACCATTGGCGAGGAAAAACAGTGGAATCCCCGCTTTGCAGGAGTCGATCGCGATCGCTTTCTGGAGATGATGGCAAACCTCAACCTACCCAACCCAAAAAAGATTATGGAAGCCGTCCCCGCCAACGAACGCTGCGGCGGCGCAGTTGCCATCGTTGCCATTAATTGA
- a CDS encoding pentapeptide repeat-containing protein: MQNRQFIATEPIGKSGERGEQQVWDSVQLSFARRRCFGYWRYPIFSQTGETRKEPDILIFDRELGIIAIEVKSLQIDQIVGINGHCWIVKDFYTETLNPYEQAERHLFAVLQYCDREPTLHQKVPGRAMVALPYISQAQWRERGFDQLPSNPPILFQDDLPCLFSRIQQFPCVVSARSPIEQQWILLQSAIAGTALYYPNQSDRWRLYSPQSRADILAKTRQYLHQLDIQQERIGKAIPPGAQRIRGIAGSGKTVLLCQKAAQMHLKYPDWDIAFVFFNRSLYHPITAQIDRWLRHFSNQQVGYSPQTSKLKVLHAWGAKNQPGLYSLLCQEAKVSRMVVNDTSSRKPQEALAEACWHLLREKAIPQIFDAILIDEGQDFLVNEALKFHDKQPFYWMAYQALRPVDIVRPEQRRLIWAYDEVQSLESLKCPTAREILGAELSHLVTGIHPGGIPKSETLKKCYRTPGLILTLAHAVGMGLLRPGGMLTGMIQVSDWQALGYQVQGQFLPGQEITLKRPPENSPNPISQLWQEAIIHFQACRFRQEEFIQLYQNILQNLKQDGLKPSRDILVLVLGSNFDAIKLQVEVASFLISQGIDVYLPGTPDCNILKSDPHNSDPNQFWCEGGITISRIHQAKGQEADMVYLIGLDGIAKNEQDLTLRNQLFVALTRSRAWVSLSGIGRYPFYQEVQQAIASGDTLKFTFQRPPQRELHLTALGELLQAYAKGSRHFPNLELEKVSLVDVDLSGAHLVDGQFFQADFSGANLAGANLAIANLSQANLSRVNLQKSKLVGANLTHANLTQANLYRADLSHANLTGAQFRGANLEKANLTGANLREVDLSEANLKAADFTDAIL, from the coding sequence ATGCAAAATCGCCAGTTTATCGCAACTGAACCCATTGGTAAAAGTGGCGAACGCGGCGAACAGCAGGTTTGGGATAGCGTACAATTGAGCTTTGCACGACGACGGTGTTTTGGCTATTGGCGCTATCCCATTTTTTCGCAAACTGGAGAAACGCGCAAAGAACCCGATATTCTGATTTTCGATCGCGAGTTAGGGATTATTGCGATTGAGGTGAAGTCTTTGCAGATTGACCAAATTGTGGGAATTAATGGTCATTGCTGGATTGTAAAGGATTTTTATACGGAGACGCTCAATCCCTACGAACAGGCTGAACGTCATTTGTTCGCAGTTTTGCAATATTGCGATCGCGAACCCACTCTACACCAAAAAGTCCCCGGACGGGCGATGGTGGCGTTACCTTATATTTCTCAGGCGCAGTGGCGAGAACGCGGATTCGATCAACTTCCCAGCAATCCGCCTATTCTATTTCAAGATGACTTACCTTGTCTGTTCAGCCGCATTCAGCAATTTCCTTGTGTCGTGTCAGCGCGATCGCCGATCGAGCAACAATGGATATTATTACAGAGCGCGATCGCAGGTACGGCATTATATTATCCCAATCAGAGCGATCGCTGGCGGCTGTATTCTCCCCAAAGTCGCGCTGATATTCTCGCCAAAACCCGCCAATACTTACACCAGCTTGATATTCAACAAGAACGTATCGGTAAAGCTATCCCTCCTGGGGCGCAACGGATACGCGGAATTGCCGGTTCTGGGAAAACGGTGTTACTCTGCCAAAAGGCGGCCCAGATGCATCTCAAGTATCCAGACTGGGATATCGCCTTTGTCTTTTTTAACCGCAGTCTGTATCATCCCATTACCGCCCAAATTGACCGATGGTTGCGCCACTTCAGCAACCAGCAAGTCGGCTATTCTCCCCAAACTTCAAAATTGAAAGTGCTTCACGCTTGGGGGGCGAAAAATCAACCCGGCTTGTATAGTCTCCTGTGTCAGGAAGCCAAAGTCTCGCGCATGGTTGTCAATGATACCAGCAGTCGCAAGCCTCAAGAAGCCCTAGCCGAAGCTTGTTGGCATTTACTCCGGGAAAAAGCAATTCCCCAAATCTTTGACGCTATTTTAATTGATGAAGGTCAAGATTTCCTCGTCAATGAGGCGTTGAAATTCCACGATAAGCAACCTTTCTATTGGATGGCATATCAAGCTTTACGCCCAGTGGATATCGTTCGACCGGAACAACGTCGCCTGATTTGGGCTTATGATGAAGTCCAAAGTTTAGAAAGCCTAAAATGTCCAACCGCGCGAGAAATTTTAGGCGCAGAACTCAGCCATCTTGTCACGGGCATACATCCTGGAGGAATTCCTAAAAGCGAAACGTTGAAAAAATGCTATCGTACTCCGGGTTTAATCTTAACGTTGGCTCACGCCGTTGGGATGGGTTTGTTGCGTCCGGGCGGAATGCTGACAGGAATGATTCAAGTTTCTGATTGGCAAGCGTTAGGTTATCAGGTACAAGGTCAGTTTTTACCTGGACAAGAAATTACCCTGAAGCGTCCGCCGGAGAATTCGCCTAATCCTATCTCTCAATTGTGGCAAGAGGCGATTATTCATTTTCAAGCGTGTCGATTTCGTCAAGAAGAGTTTATCCAATTATATCAGAATATTCTTCAAAATCTTAAACAGGATGGCTTAAAGCCCAGTCGCGATATTTTAGTGCTAGTTTTGGGTTCTAATTTTGACGCAATCAAACTTCAGGTAGAGGTGGCTAGTTTCTTAATAAGTCAAGGCATCGATGTATATCTACCAGGAACTCCAGATTGCAATATTCTGAAATCCGATCCGCACAATAGCGACCCAAACCAGTTCTGGTGCGAGGGCGGAATCACTATTTCTCGCATTCACCAAGCCAAAGGACAGGAAGCGGATATGGTTTATCTAATCGGTTTAGATGGAATTGCTAAAAATGAGCAAGATTTAACCTTAAGAAATCAACTTTTTGTCGCTTTAACCCGTTCTCGTGCTTGGGTTTCCCTCAGCGGTATTGGTCGCTATCCATTCTATCAGGAAGTGCAACAAGCAATTGCCAGCGGAGATACTTTAAAATTCACCTTTCAGCGCCCTCCTCAGCGGGAACTGCATCTCACGGCTTTGGGCGAACTCTTACAAGCTTATGCAAAGGGAAGTCGCCATTTTCCTAATCTTGAATTGGAGAAAGTTAGCCTGGTAGATGTCGATCTAAGTGGCGCTCATTTGGTGGATGGGCAGTTTTTTCAGGCAGATTTCAGCGGGGCAAATTTAGCAGGAGCGAATTTGGCGATCGCTAATTTATCTCAAGCCAACTTAAGCCGGGTAAATTTGCAAAAGTCTAAGCTTGTTGGTGCTAACTTAACCCATGCTAATTTAACCCAGGCTAACCTATATCGAGCCGATTTGAGTCATGCCAATTTGACTGGCGCTCAATTCAGAGGCGCAAACTTAGAAAAAGCGAATTTAACTGGGGCAAATTTGCGCGAGGTAGACTTGAGTGAAGCTAATCTCAAAGCTGCGGATTTTACGGATGCAATTTTGTAA
- a CDS encoding M23 family metallopeptidase has product MKRISLFVLRYLVLLLKYSTQSALTLLFSLVLVTQMQNSAKADPFGLSFGVLETSETVALLPLESEVDLPQLEDPYVTLEERGPPETAFAPLEVATPYLIDETPPGSYDFTLLRNDRDDVEIPSPCTGTVTYTKYSPWGYGNRVEVLCEESGYAYFMGHLEAIAVTIGQHVTLGQSLGTQGSTGNSTGPHVHLEIGRRPYLEFYPENRISDRAITMPLVEAYFRMVENPPLLNPTVAVEVLPEPEPEPELEPVAIAVEPFVGLDFSVPTLDEPTAKDLALSFEVAPEPTPVLEAEPLTPTLVPEAEPLTQIIPQSWWEQASDSPLAIAIGAAEGTRQPNGTKNPAYYWHVDPGNGVDNFGTFSYQHLPYSDTNAVASVSSSSLKREIAAEKGLPEKADDLQLRRLQGFHDELLAQAQAVGLELNQAELVNGLDLANQSPAAGLYAGGYIDRLAQMKQLVSDPDEQILEARIWSYWDMQRNRWDAPGLGNTYDSIRHDQQRRMTQVNLALELQTQSALG; this is encoded by the coding sequence ATGAAACGAATTTCGTTGTTTGTCTTGCGCTACTTGGTTTTACTGTTGAAGTATTCTACCCAAAGCGCGCTAACCTTACTGTTTTCTTTAGTTCTCGTCACTCAAATGCAAAACTCAGCCAAAGCCGATCCGTTCGGTTTAAGCTTCGGCGTTCTCGAAACCTCTGAAACCGTTGCATTGCTTCCCCTAGAAAGCGAAGTAGATCTGCCCCAATTGGAAGATCCCTATGTGACATTAGAGGAGAGAGGGCCGCCAGAAACGGCATTTGCACCTTTAGAAGTGGCTACTCCCTATCTGATTGATGAGACTCCCCCAGGAAGTTACGACTTTACCTTATTGCGTAACGACCGAGATGATGTGGAAATTCCTTCCCCTTGTACTGGAACTGTAACTTATACCAAGTACAGTCCCTGGGGATATGGCAACCGCGTAGAAGTGCTGTGCGAAGAGTCTGGGTATGCCTATTTTATGGGACACTTAGAGGCGATCGCCGTTACTATCGGTCAACACGTCACCCTGGGTCAATCCCTGGGAACTCAAGGGAGTACGGGCAATTCTACCGGGCCGCACGTTCACTTGGAAATCGGTCGGCGTCCGTATCTGGAATTTTATCCAGAAAATCGGATTAGCGATCGCGCGATTACCATGCCTCTCGTTGAGGCGTACTTCCGCATGGTGGAAAACCCACCCCTGCTGAACCCCACAGTCGCGGTAGAAGTCCTCCCAGAACCAGAACCGGAACCGGAACTCGAACCCGTCGCTATCGCGGTAGAACCGTTTGTGGGACTAGATTTTTCAGTTCCCACCCTAGATGAACCGACTGCGAAGGATCTCGCCTTGAGTTTTGAAGTTGCGCCGGAACCCACCCCAGTTCTAGAGGCGGAACCACTAACGCCAACCCTAGTTCCAGAGGCGGAACCGCTAACGCAAATTATCCCGCAAAGCTGGTGGGAACAGGCCTCAGACTCGCCTTTAGCGATCGCCATTGGCGCGGCGGAAGGAACCCGCCAACCCAACGGAACCAAAAACCCCGCCTACTATTGGCACGTCGATCCGGGGAATGGGGTAGATAATTTTGGGACATTTAGTTACCAACATCTTCCCTATTCCGATACCAACGCCGTAGCCAGCGTCAGCAGCAGTTCCCTCAAGCGAGAAATTGCAGCCGAAAAGGGACTTCCCGAAAAGGCGGACGACTTACAGTTGCGTCGCCTGCAAGGGTTCCACGATGAATTGCTAGCCCAAGCCCAAGCCGTGGGTTTAGAGTTAAATCAAGCCGAATTGGTTAATGGTTTGGATCTCGCTAACCAAAGTCCCGCCGCCGGGTTATATGCAGGCGGTTATATTGACCGACTGGCGCAGATGAAACAACTCGTCAGCGATCCGGACGAACAGATCCTAGAGGCCCGTATTTGGTCTTATTGGGATATGCAGCGCAACCGTTGGGATGCACCGGGTTTAGGGAATACCTACGACAGCATCCGCCACGATCAACAGCGTCGGATGACACAAGTGAATTTGGCGCTAGAGTTACAAACTCAGTCGGCGTTGGGGTAA
- the codB gene encoding cytosine permease: MSITSEEQLLPRSQQNEDYPLSAVPPEARKSIWSLAPLLMGFTLYSGTLFAGGLVGPQFRFFPDLLGLIVVGNLILGLYAAGLGYIAAETGLSTVLMARFSFGSVGSRWVDFILGFTQVGWYAWGSALIADLLNKLLGVPESFNWLTILFFTYFFCITAYMGYRAMDWLSRIAVPAMLILMIWSLSIASNDVGGFAGLQAIEPLQELPVGAALTIIVGTFVSGGTQATNWSRFANSGKTGLISTLAAFFFANGFLIFTGAFCALVYSGDSAVADSSDIVQVMVRQGLLFWGLVLLFLNMWTTQDNTMYAFSVAGAHMFRSNKRTLFVLGGATVALVLAWGGIYSMLIPFLILLGTFIPPIGGIVMADYGLHRREGFPALDIPQPAFNWAGILAYIGASAIAYYSPGIKPVNGIIAAVLLYWLLSKVFHSRR, encoded by the coding sequence ATGAGCATAACATCGGAAGAGCAACTCTTGCCGCGATCGCAACAAAATGAAGACTATCCCCTCTCGGCGGTTCCCCCGGAAGCCAGAAAATCGATTTGGTCGCTAGCCCCCTTACTGATGGGGTTTACCTTATATTCGGGGACTCTGTTCGCTGGGGGGTTGGTGGGGCCTCAATTCCGCTTTTTCCCAGACTTGTTGGGTCTGATTGTTGTCGGTAACTTAATTTTGGGGTTGTATGCGGCTGGGTTAGGTTATATTGCAGCCGAAACGGGTCTATCGACGGTGTTAATGGCCCGGTTTAGCTTCGGGAGTGTGGGTTCCCGGTGGGTGGATTTCATCCTAGGATTTACCCAAGTGGGCTGGTATGCTTGGGGTTCTGCCCTAATTGCAGATTTACTGAATAAGTTGCTTGGGGTTCCGGAGTCATTTAACTGGCTGACTATCCTATTTTTTACTTATTTCTTCTGCATTACCGCCTATATGGGCTATCGGGCGATGGACTGGTTGAGTCGCATTGCTGTTCCTGCCATGCTGATTCTGATGATTTGGAGTCTATCTATTGCGTCTAATGATGTGGGCGGGTTTGCAGGGCTGCAAGCGATAGAACCCTTACAGGAGTTACCCGTTGGAGCAGCTTTAACCATTATTGTCGGTACGTTTGTGTCTGGGGGAACCCAGGCGACGAACTGGAGTCGGTTTGCGAACTCTGGAAAAACGGGCTTAATCAGTACCTTAGCTGCTTTTTTCTTTGCGAATGGCTTTTTAATCTTTACGGGGGCGTTTTGCGCGTTAGTCTATTCGGGAGATTCAGCCGTGGCGGATAGTTCGGATATCGTGCAAGTGATGGTTCGCCAAGGGTTGCTGTTTTGGGGGCTGGTATTGTTGTTCCTGAATATGTGGACAACGCAGGATAACACGATGTACGCGTTCTCTGTTGCAGGGGCGCATATGTTCCGTTCTAATAAACGGACGCTGTTTGTTCTGGGTGGAGCAACGGTGGCGTTGGTGCTAGCCTGGGGAGGGATTTACAGTATGTTAATTCCGTTTTTGATTTTGCTAGGGACGTTTATCCCGCCGATTGGGGGGATTGTGATGGCAGATTATGGGTTACATCGTCGAGAAGGGTTTCCGGCGTTAGATATCCCTCAACCTGCCTTTAACTGGGCGGGGATTTTGGCGTATATTGGGGCAAGCGCGATCGCCTATTATTCCCCAGGGATTAAACCCGTGAATGGGATTATTGCAGCGGTTCTGCTGTACTGGCTGCTGAGTAAAGTCTTTCATTCGCGTCGATAA
- a CDS encoding rhodanese-like domain-containing protein codes for MVATYSSAWNDQLQAIDATTLKRWLDQNRVTLVDVREPGEFAGERIVGAIHKPLSSLVPAEIQAEPGKQLVIYCQSSNRSAQAAQKLFAAGCSDIAHLQGGLNAWKAAGYPTYINPKAPISLMRQVQIVAGSFVLIGTLLGAFVSPGFLAISGFVGAGLVFAGVSGTCALGMLLAKLPYNRRA; via the coding sequence ATGGTTGCCACCTATTCTTCCGCCTGGAACGATCAACTACAAGCGATCGATGCAACAACCCTCAAACGCTGGCTAGACCAAAATCGAGTAACGTTAGTAGACGTGCGAGAACCGGGAGAATTTGCAGGCGAACGCATCGTCGGCGCAATTCATAAACCCCTATCGAGTTTAGTTCCCGCCGAAATTCAAGCCGAACCCGGAAAACAACTAGTCATTTACTGCCAAAGCAGCAACCGTTCTGCCCAAGCAGCCCAAAAGTTATTTGCGGCCGGATGTAGCGATATAGCGCACTTGCAAGGCGGTCTGAATGCCTGGAAAGCAGCAGGTTATCCAACCTACATCAATCCCAAAGCGCCGATTAGCCTGATGCGCCAAGTCCAAATTGTTGCCGGTTCTTTCGTTCTCATTGGAACGTTACTCGGTGCCTTTGTCTCGCCTGGATTTCTAGCCATTAGCGGCTTTGTCGGTGCCGGTCTAGTCTTTGCAGGCGTTTCGGGGACTTGCGCCCTAGGAATGCTATTAGCCAAGTTACCTTACAATCGTCGCGCTTAG